A single genomic interval of uncultured Desulfobacter sp. harbors:
- the urtC gene encoding urea ABC transporter permease subunit UrtC produces the protein MERLSFIFDDKLGLPLLIALGTAMVMVPVLNLMVSETSFFHISTFTMSLWGKYLTYALLALAVDMVWGYLGILSLGHGVFFGLGGYAMGMYLMRQIGTRGEYGHPILPDFMVFLNWDKLPWFWHGFDMFPFAAVMIVLIPCLLAFIFGWFAFKSRVTGVYLSIITQALTFSVMLAFFRNEMGFGGNNGLTDFKDLLGFSLLSDETKAGLFAVTTGVLILAYIACRYMVYSKLGRVLTAIRDAEDRVRFFGYHVEKVKLWIFVFSAGIAGIAGALYVPQVGIINPSEFSPLNSIEIVVWVAVGGRGTLYGAVAGALVVNWAKSYLTGALPDAWLFALGALFIVVTIFLPKGIAGLIRLRKEAA, from the coding sequence ATGGAACGTTTATCATTTATTTTTGACGACAAGCTGGGCCTCCCGCTTCTTATAGCCTTAGGCACCGCCATGGTCATGGTGCCGGTGTTAAACCTCATGGTGTCGGAAACAAGTTTTTTCCATATTTCTACCTTTACCATGTCGCTGTGGGGAAAATACCTGACCTATGCCTTGCTGGCCCTTGCGGTTGACATGGTGTGGGGGTATCTGGGGATTTTAAGTTTGGGCCATGGGGTTTTCTTTGGCCTGGGCGGCTATGCCATGGGCATGTATCTCATGCGCCAGATCGGCACAAGGGGCGAATACGGCCACCCCATTCTTCCTGATTTTATGGTATTTCTCAACTGGGACAAGCTTCCCTGGTTCTGGCACGGGTTTGACATGTTCCCCTTTGCCGCTGTCATGATTGTGCTGATACCCTGTCTGCTGGCCTTTATATTTGGGTGGTTTGCCTTTAAATCACGGGTAACCGGAGTGTATCTATCCATCATTACCCAGGCATTGACCTTTTCGGTCATGCTGGCCTTTTTCAGAAACGAAATGGGATTCGGCGGCAACAACGGGCTGACCGATTTTAAAGACCTTTTAGGGTTCTCGCTGCTCAGTGACGAAACCAAGGCAGGGCTTTTTGCCGTTACGACAGGAGTTTTAATCCTTGCCTACATTGCCTGCCGGTATATGGTTTACTCTAAACTTGGACGGGTTCTAACGGCCATACGGGATGCCGAAGACCGGGTAAGATTTTTCGGATATCATGTTGAAAAGGTAAAACTCTGGATTTTTGTCTTTTCCGCCGGCATTGCCGGCATTGCCGGTGCTCTTTATGTCCCCCAGGTGGGTATCATCAACCCATCAGAATTTTCCCCGCTAAACTCCATTGAAATTGTGGTCTGGGTGGCCGTGGGCGGCAGGGGAACTCTGTACGGCGCTGTTGCTGGAGCTTTGGTGGTCAACTGGGCCAAAAGCTATCTGACCGGCGCCCTGCCGGATGCATGGCTTTTTGCCCTGGGCGCTCTTTTTATTGTGGTGACGATTTTTCTGCCCAAGGGTATTGCGGGCCTGATCCGGCTTCGAAAGGAGGCTGCATGA
- a CDS encoding urease accessory protein UreD: MCSFHPIPADESKAGWLASLSLYLEKKEGKTILAKINRKGPLTIQQPLYTEDGTCHIYLLHPPGGLVGGDVLDLALYAGENTHALLTTPGATKFYRSSGRQAVQTQTLTVANGSILEWFPQETILFKGAMGNLVTTVHLAPEAVFMGWEILCLGLPALKKPFAPGQLKSTVILFNDSTPLLFEKLRVKDEKDIAGPAGLRNQPVTATFWAYPVQEQLFRQVQENGPMCKKDLSMTLMDDLLVARYLGDHPGQAKEQFETLRQILAPELTGRQAAVPRIWNT, encoded by the coding sequence ATGTGTTCCTTTCACCCAATACCGGCCGATGAAAGCAAAGCGGGCTGGCTTGCGTCTTTAAGCCTTTATCTTGAAAAAAAGGAAGGCAAAACCATACTGGCAAAGATAAACCGCAAAGGCCCGTTAACCATTCAACAGCCCTTATATACTGAAGACGGCACCTGCCACATTTACCTGCTGCATCCGCCGGGCGGTCTTGTGGGCGGCGATGTCCTTGACCTTGCCCTTTATGCCGGGGAAAACACCCATGCCCTTTTGACTACGCCGGGGGCGACCAAATTTTACCGCTCCAGTGGCCGGCAGGCGGTACAGACCCAGACCCTGACCGTGGCCAACGGATCAATCCTGGAGTGGTTTCCCCAGGAGACTATTTTATTCAAAGGGGCCATGGGCAACCTTGTAACAACCGTTCATCTTGCCCCGGAAGCGGTGTTTATGGGATGGGAAATTCTGTGTTTGGGCCTTCCCGCACTCAAAAAGCCCTTTGCACCTGGACAGTTGAAGTCAACGGTCATCCTGTTCAACGACTCAACCCCGCTGCTGTTTGAAAAACTTAGGGTTAAAGACGAAAAAGATATTGCCGGACCGGCAGGATTAAGAAACCAGCCGGTTACGGCGACGTTCTGGGCCTATCCGGTTCAAGAACAATTATTCAGGCAGGTTCAAGAAAATGGCCCCATGTGCAAGAAAGATCTTAGCATGACGTTAATGGATGATCTGCTTGTGGCACGATACCTGGGAGATCATCCCGGACAGGCCAAAGAACAATTTGAAACCCTGCGGCAAATCCTTGCCCCTGAACTGACGGGCAGACAAGCTGCCGTGCCGAGGATATGGAACACCTAA
- the urtB gene encoding urea ABC transporter permease subunit UrtB codes for MFTSPKHRFPALLFTIAFTMLIACFAVHSANAATTAFDEGLEKLTQKNFNLKIQGLEQIVQSKDPQVEKLLSALLEGGLYYTQKGKEVVYASKKDGQYTTTGVLSSEVRQQVGSRSIKKIGINNKIRKKLKGWLSLLQLYHGAPQERADAVYRLLGMLNPEMVDTLKDLYDKEADGKFRQALATAIALDNLETGNKAAKLSALSQLKGNLQPAVKTGLIKIINKEKDEEVQKKASRTLQSVESRITFYGFLETLFFGLSAGSILVLAAIGLAITFGVIGVINMAHGELIMIGAYTTWVIQQLLPNHLGLAICLAVPGAFLVSALSGIAIERSIIRFLYGRPLETLLATFGVSLVLQQAVRSIFSPLNRAVSTPAWMSGSLVLNPVLSLTMNRIVIFFFCLFVFGALFLIMKKTPLGLQVRAVSQNRTMARAMGVPASRVDALTFGLGSGIAGVAGVALSQLTNVGPNLGQAYIIDSFMVVVFGGVGNLWGTMLAGLSLGTANKFIEPFAGAVLAKIIVLVFIILFIQKRPQGLFPQKGRAAG; via the coding sequence ATGTTTACTTCCCCAAAACACCGTTTTCCCGCCCTGCTTTTTACCATAGCTTTTACGATGCTCATAGCGTGTTTTGCGGTTCATTCCGCAAATGCAGCAACCACAGCCTTTGATGAGGGACTTGAAAAACTTACACAGAAAAATTTTAACCTGAAGATTCAAGGGCTTGAGCAGATCGTTCAAAGCAAAGACCCCCAGGTGGAAAAACTTCTCTCCGCCCTACTTGAAGGTGGGCTTTACTACACCCAAAAAGGCAAAGAAGTGGTATATGCCTCAAAAAAAGACGGCCAATATACCACCACAGGGGTGCTGTCCAGTGAAGTAAGGCAGCAGGTCGGCAGCAGAAGTATCAAAAAAATCGGCATCAACAATAAGATCAGAAAAAAGTTGAAGGGATGGCTTTCACTACTTCAACTTTACCATGGCGCTCCCCAGGAACGTGCCGATGCGGTATACCGGCTTCTTGGGATGTTAAACCCGGAGATGGTGGACACCCTGAAAGACCTCTATGATAAGGAGGCCGATGGTAAATTTAGACAAGCCCTTGCAACAGCCATTGCCCTTGATAACCTGGAGACCGGAAACAAAGCGGCAAAGCTGTCAGCCCTGTCACAACTTAAAGGCAACCTCCAACCGGCCGTCAAGACGGGGTTGATAAAAATCATAAATAAAGAAAAGGACGAGGAAGTTCAAAAAAAAGCTTCAAGAACCCTTCAGAGCGTTGAATCAAGAATTACTTTTTACGGATTCTTAGAGACCCTATTTTTTGGGTTAAGCGCCGGCTCCATCCTGGTCCTTGCCGCCATCGGCCTTGCCATCACCTTCGGGGTTATCGGTGTGATCAACATGGCCCACGGCGAGCTGATAATGATCGGGGCCTATACCACCTGGGTGATTCAGCAGCTGCTGCCCAATCACCTCGGGCTGGCCATTTGCCTGGCCGTTCCGGGGGCATTTCTGGTATCCGCCCTTTCCGGCATTGCCATTGAACGATCCATCATCCGGTTTCTCTATGGTCGGCCCCTTGAAACATTACTGGCGACCTTTGGCGTCAGCCTTGTTCTCCAGCAGGCGGTCCGGTCCATTTTCTCACCCCTTAATCGTGCGGTCAGCACACCGGCCTGGATGAGCGGATCGCTGGTGTTAAACCCGGTCCTGTCCCTCACCATGAACCGAATTGTAATCTTCTTTTTTTGCCTGTTTGTATTTGGGGCCTTGTTTTTGATCATGAAAAAAACACCCCTTGGCCTTCAGGTGCGGGCGGTCTCCCAAAATCGGACCATGGCCAGGGCCATGGGGGTTCCGGCGTCACGGGTGGATGCCCTTACCTTCGGGCTTGGCTCCGGCATTGCCGGTGTGGCCGGTGTGGCATTGAGCCAGCTGACCAATGTCGGCCCCAATCTTGGCCAGGCCTATATCATTGACTCGTTCATGGTGGTGGTGTTCGGCGGTGTCGGCAATCTTTGGGGAACAATGCTTGCGGGCTTAAGCCTTGGGACGGCCAACAAATTCATTGAACCCTTTGCCGGGGCCGTGCTGGCCAAAATTATTGTTCTGGTTTTCATTATTCTCTTTATCCAAAAACGCCCCCAGGGGCTTTTTCCCCAGAAAGGGAGGGCCGCAGGTTAA
- the urtD gene encoding urea ABC transporter ATP-binding protein UrtD codes for MIQPLKAFREFWPRDRVFDFLIPDIPPVLDTSHKVILYLEGISVSFDGFKAINDLNLYVDEGELRCIIGPNGAGKTTMMDIITGKTKPDSGIAWFGQTINLLSHSEPEIAEAGIGRKFQKPTVFEEHTVFENLELAMASDKRVLPTLFTSLTGEQRDMIDQTLEIVGLLEVFRTRAGALSHGQKQWLEIGMLLMQKPVLMLVDEPVAGMTRQEMEKTAELLTSLAGKRSIIVVEHDMDFVRSIARKVTVLHQGSILAEGNMDEIQNNPKVREVYLGE; via the coding sequence ATGATTCAACCCCTTAAAGCTTTCCGGGAATTCTGGCCAAGGGATCGTGTGTTTGATTTTCTGATCCCTGACATCCCACCCGTTTTAGACACCAGCCACAAGGTAATTCTATACCTTGAAGGAATCAGCGTCAGTTTTGACGGGTTCAAAGCCATTAATGACCTGAACCTCTATGTGGATGAAGGGGAGCTGCGCTGTATTATCGGCCCCAACGGTGCGGGCAAAACCACCATGATGGATATCATCACCGGCAAAACCAAACCCGATTCCGGCATTGCCTGGTTCGGCCAGACCATTAACCTTTTATCCCACAGTGAACCTGAAATTGCAGAGGCCGGCATTGGCAGAAAATTTCAAAAACCCACCGTATTTGAAGAACATACCGTATTTGAAAATCTCGAGCTTGCCATGGCATCGGATAAACGGGTACTTCCCACCCTTTTCACGTCACTTACGGGCGAGCAGCGGGATATGATCGACCAGACCCTTGAAATTGTCGGCCTTTTAGAAGTGTTCCGTACACGGGCAGGCGCCCTTTCCCACGGCCAAAAACAATGGCTTGAGATCGGGATGCTTTTAATGCAAAAACCTGTCCTGATGCTGGTAGATGAACCGGTGGCGGGCATGACCCGCCAGGAAATGGAAAAAACCGCCGAGCTTCTGACCTCCCTTGCCGGCAAACGTTCGATCATCGTTGTTGAACATGACATGGATTTTGTCAGGTCCATTGCAAGAAAAGTGACTGTCCTTCACCAGGGCTCCATTCTGGCCGAAGGTAACATGGATGAAATCCAAAACAATCCAAAGGTCCGGGAAGTCTACCTGGGAGAATAA
- a CDS encoding sugar phosphorylase, whose protein sequence is MNNITLKTPACLLDKAKAHLEIIYPGLDTDTLARKAITVFEPIHDSLDDSCVSATPLWSEKDIALITYGNSLVEEEHRPLKTLDRFLEEFTHERFSIVHILPFFPYSSDDGFAVMDYYMVNPSLGDWADIRKIAGRSRLMADLVVNHTSSRSWWFENFKKGVHPGKDYYVTVDPRSDLTQVIRPRTTPLLREVATPDGPRYVWCTFSHDQVDLDFKNPDVLMEFLSIIRHYLDNGIQVFRLDAVAFLWKEACTTCLHLGQTHKIIKLMRTLIQAHDPRAIIITETNVPARENLSYFGIGDEAQMIYNFPLPPFLLNTMVTGNSKGITDWLKTMPDTMESTTYLNFIASHDGIGLRPVEDYFSRQEMSQLIDLMKAFGGRISTRALNDYKDNPYEINISLWDAMKGTIHCRKDNFQAERFICAHTIMLGLKGIPAIYIHSLLGTENDYDRRENLQSNRAVNRHIWNYPDLRKKLTNPDNHHHQIFFALCALMDKRKQQPAFHPDAGQITFNINRKIVAFQRRPNEESNAPDLFCIHNITDQAVTIPQKDLPEQWQRSGVDLILEKTVAVDSGLNLAPYQSMWITMTK, encoded by the coding sequence ATGAACAATATCACCCTTAAGACTCCAGCCTGCCTGCTTGACAAAGCCAAGGCTCATCTTGAAATCATTTACCCCGGGTTGGATACAGACACCCTGGCCCGGAAGGCCATTACCGTTTTCGAACCGATTCATGATTCCCTGGATGACAGCTGTGTTTCAGCCACCCCCCTGTGGTCCGAAAAGGACATTGCCCTGATCACTTACGGCAATTCTCTTGTGGAAGAAGAGCACCGGCCCTTAAAAACCCTTGACCGGTTTCTGGAAGAATTTACCCATGAACGGTTCTCCATTGTCCATATCCTGCCCTTTTTTCCCTATTCATCGGATGACGGGTTTGCGGTGATGGATTATTACATGGTGAACCCGAGCCTGGGGGACTGGGCGGATATCCGGAAAATTGCCGGACGCTCCCGGCTTATGGCTGATCTTGTGGTCAATCATACCTCATCCCGGAGTTGGTGGTTTGAAAATTTCAAAAAAGGTGTCCATCCGGGAAAGGATTATTATGTGACCGTGGACCCGAGAAGTGATCTGACCCAGGTGATTCGCCCCCGGACAACGCCCCTGTTGCGGGAGGTAGCCACACCGGACGGACCCCGTTATGTCTGGTGCACATTCAGCCATGACCAGGTGGACCTGGATTTTAAAAACCCGGATGTCCTCATGGAATTTTTATCCATTATCCGCCATTACCTGGATAATGGAATACAGGTATTCCGGCTGGATGCCGTGGCGTTTCTATGGAAGGAGGCCTGCACCACCTGTCTGCACCTGGGGCAAACCCATAAAATTATCAAACTCATGCGCACGCTGATCCAGGCCCACGACCCCAGAGCCATCATCATCACGGAAACCAATGTGCCGGCCCGGGAAAACCTGTCTTATTTCGGCATAGGCGACGAAGCCCAGATGATTTACAATTTTCCGTTGCCCCCGTTTCTGCTCAACACCATGGTCACAGGCAACAGCAAAGGAATTACAGACTGGCTGAAAACCATGCCCGACACTATGGAAAGCACCACCTACCTCAATTTTATCGCTTCCCACGACGGCATTGGATTACGGCCGGTGGAAGACTATTTTTCCCGCCAGGAGATGTCACAACTCATCGATCTGATGAAGGCATTTGGCGGCAGAATCTCCACCCGGGCGCTCAATGACTACAAGGACAACCCCTACGAGATTAATATCAGCCTGTGGGATGCCATGAAAGGGACAATTCACTGCCGGAAGGATAATTTCCAGGCCGAACGGTTTATCTGTGCCCACACCATTATGCTGGGTCTCAAGGGCATCCCGGCCATTTATATTCACAGCCTGCTGGGCACGGAAAATGATTATGACCGCAGGGAAAATTTGCAGTCCAACCGGGCCGTCAACCGCCATATCTGGAACTATCCGGATCTGCGTAAAAAACTGACCAACCCCGACAACCACCATCATCAGATATTCTTTGCCCTTTGCGCCCTCATGGACAAAAGAAAACAGCAACCCGCCTTTCACCCGGATGCCGGGCAGATTACCTTTAACATAAACCGAAAAATTGTGGCATTCCAGCGCAGGCCGAATGAAGAAAGCAACGCCCCTGACCTGTTCTGCATTCACAATATCACAGACCAAGCCGTCACCATTCCCCAAAAAGATCTGCCCGAACAGTGGCAACGGTCAGGTGTGGATCTGATCCTGGAAAAAACCGTAGCGGTTGACTCGGGATTGAATCTTGCCCCTTACCAGTCCATGTGGATCACAATGACAAAATAA
- the ureA gene encoding urease subunit gamma, with protein sequence MELTPREKDKLLIFTAALLAERRKAKGLLLNYPEAVAFISAAVMEGAREGKTVAELMDYGRTLLSKEEVMEGVAEMIHDVQVEATFPDGTKLVTVHNPIL encoded by the coding sequence ATGGAGCTTACACCAAGAGAAAAAGACAAACTGTTGATCTTTACTGCGGCGCTTCTTGCGGAACGGCGCAAAGCCAAAGGGCTGCTTCTCAACTATCCCGAGGCGGTTGCCTTTATCAGTGCTGCGGTCATGGAAGGCGCGCGGGAAGGCAAGACCGTTGCCGAACTTATGGATTACGGCCGCACACTTCTTTCCAAAGAAGAAGTCATGGAGGGCGTGGCCGAGATGATCCATGATGTGCAGGTTGAAGCCACATTTCCCGACGGTACCAAACTGGTGACCGTCCATAACCCCATACTCTGA
- a CDS encoding ABC transporter ATP-binding protein/permease, with protein sequence MTPSDISGLSRLDLNLWKEYLDIAQEFWLPQSLKSRTRFIILLCLLMVFVASLLFLFVTVTTTATHAFAPDFVTKTAPGLMEWIQGIIHSRLIWILVAGFLIPALVFSLYSKKLKGFFLPWGILGILLLLSFTVSGLNVVISYVGRFFQTALAQKDQPTFWRFLYVYASVFVIGTPIVVIYSYIRKKLGLFWREWITTGFIDNYLKNRAYYALTTSKEIDNPDQRLAEDLKEFTVTSLSFLLIILGAVIDLVAFTGILWSISRLLSGILFVYAFCGTLITIFIGKRLVGLNYNQLRKEADFRYGLIHIRDNAESIAFYQGEKGEKEQIFKRFKAALKNFNFLIGWQRNLDFFTTGYNYLVIILPAMIVAPMYFAGKVEFGEISQASFAFGQVLGAFSIIVQYFDSISAFAAGINRVSTFKDRLFNASGSKTSENGLEDRTRIQRVAKETIRVQDLTLQTPDYKRTLIQDLSLNLDRGGSILIMGHSGAGKSSLLRGIAGLWASGSGIIEHPPADKIMFLPQKPYMVLGSLREQLQYPSGIYLDDDRIKGIMETVNLTDLYQKMQRATGDNSFIDAENNWEEILSQGEQQRLAFARLLTTKPEFAILDEATSALDVDNEKALYKTLSKLDITYISVGHRPTLKAYHDKILFIQGDGGWEIQKPSTNRNFD encoded by the coding sequence ATGACGCCCAGTGACATCTCCGGCCTTTCAAGACTGGATCTCAACCTATGGAAGGAATACCTGGACATTGCCCAGGAGTTCTGGCTGCCCCAAAGCCTAAAGAGCAGGACTCGTTTTATCATATTGCTGTGCCTTTTGATGGTCTTTGTGGCCTCTTTGCTTTTTTTGTTCGTTACCGTTACCACAACTGCCACCCACGCTTTTGCCCCTGATTTTGTTACTAAAACCGCGCCGGGCCTGATGGAATGGATCCAGGGCATTATCCACTCCCGGTTGATCTGGATTCTGGTTGCCGGCTTTCTTATTCCGGCCCTGGTCTTTTCCCTGTATTCAAAAAAACTGAAAGGATTCTTTTTGCCCTGGGGCATTCTTGGGATTCTTCTTTTGCTCTCATTCACGGTTTCCGGACTCAATGTGGTAATCAGCTATGTGGGTCGTTTTTTCCAGACCGCCCTTGCCCAGAAGGACCAGCCCACATTCTGGCGGTTCCTCTATGTGTATGCCTCGGTGTTTGTGATCGGCACCCCCATTGTGGTTATTTACTCATACATCAGAAAAAAACTGGGACTGTTCTGGCGGGAGTGGATCACCACCGGTTTCATTGACAATTATCTTAAGAACCGGGCCTACTATGCCCTGACCACCAGCAAGGAAATCGACAACCCGGACCAGCGGCTGGCTGAGGATTTAAAAGAGTTCACGGTGACCAGTTTAAGTTTTCTTCTTATCATTCTCGGTGCCGTTATCGACCTTGTGGCCTTTACCGGCATTCTGTGGTCCATTTCCAGACTATTGTCCGGCATCCTTTTCGTGTATGCCTTCTGCGGCACCCTGATCACCATATTCATCGGCAAGCGCCTGGTGGGGCTCAACTACAACCAGCTGCGCAAGGAAGCTGATTTCAGGTATGGCCTGATCCACATCAGGGACAATGCCGAATCCATTGCATTCTACCAGGGCGAGAAAGGGGAAAAAGAGCAGATCTTCAAGCGGTTCAAAGCCGCGCTGAAAAATTTTAATTTTCTAATCGGCTGGCAGCGAAATCTTGACTTTTTCACCACCGGCTACAATTACCTGGTCATTATCCTGCCGGCCATGATTGTGGCACCCATGTATTTTGCAGGCAAGGTGGAGTTCGGCGAGATATCCCAGGCTTCATTCGCCTTTGGCCAGGTGTTGGGGGCCTTTTCCATCATTGTCCAGTATTTTGACAGCATCAGCGCCTTTGCCGCCGGTATCAACCGTGTATCTACATTCAAGGACCGGCTTTTTAACGCATCCGGATCGAAAACGTCGGAAAACGGCTTGGAGGACCGGACCCGGATTCAACGTGTTGCCAAAGAGACCATACGGGTGCAAGACCTCACCTTGCAAACCCCTGATTACAAACGCACCCTGATCCAGGATCTGAGCCTTAATCTTGACAGGGGTGGAAGCATCCTGATCATGGGTCATTCCGGTGCAGGTAAAAGTTCTCTGCTGCGAGGCATCGCAGGACTCTGGGCTTCGGGCTCCGGTATTATTGAACACCCGCCGGCGGACAAGATCATGTTCCTGCCCCAGAAACCGTATATGGTGCTAGGCAGTCTGCGGGAACAACTCCAGTACCCCAGCGGGATCTATCTAGACGACGACCGGATCAAAGGAATCATGGAGACGGTCAATCTAACAGACCTGTACCAGAAAATGCAGCGGGCAACCGGGGATAACTCTTTCATAGACGCAGAAAATAACTGGGAAGAAATCCTTTCCCAAGGCGAACAACAACGACTGGCCTTTGCAAGGCTTTTGACCACAAAACCTGAGTTTGCCATCCTGGATGAAGCTACCTCTGCCTTAGATGTGGATAATGAGAAGGCCCTGTACAAAACCTTGTCTAAACTTGATATCACTTACATCAGCGTGGGCCACCGCCCCACGTTGAAGGCATATCACGATAAAATTCTGTTTATACAGGGGGACGGCGGATGGGAAATCCAAAAACCATCAACTAACCGAAATTTTGACTAA
- a CDS encoding urease subunit beta, producing MKQEVPMIPGEVITKQGDITINEGRQTLSLTVVNSGDRPIQVGSHYHFYETNKALSFDRENTKGFRLNIPSGTAIRFEPGLERTVELVAYAGDRRVFGFNQAVMGSLDRSK from the coding sequence ATGAAGCAAGAGGTGCCTATGATTCCAGGAGAAGTGATCACAAAACAGGGAGACATTACCATCAATGAGGGACGGCAGACCCTAAGCCTTACGGTGGTCAACAGCGGCGACAGGCCGATTCAGGTGGGGTCCCATTACCATTTTTATGAAACGAACAAGGCCCTGTCCTTTGACCGGGAAAACACAAAGGGCTTTCGCCTCAACATTCCATCCGGCACCGCCATCCGGTTTGAGCCGGGCCTTGAGCGGACAGTCGAGCTGGTGGCCTATGCGGGAGACCGCAGGGTGTTCGGATTCAACCAAGCCGTTATGGGCAGCCTTGATCGGTCAAAATAA
- the urtE gene encoding urea ABC transporter ATP-binding subunit UrtE, with protein MLTIENLNQYYAESHTLWDLSLSIKEKCCTCLMGRNGVGKTTLLNCIMGLVPVKSGAIYFQGDNIIKKKAEHRAGLGIGYVPQGRQIFPLLTVEENLTIGLTTVRKGGKKIPDLVFELFPVLQEMLKRRGGDLSGGQQQQLAIGRALVLDPALLILDEPCEGIQPNIVQEIGDIIKRLVQEVNMTVLLVEQKLHFVKQTADHFFIMDRGRLMADGNILQINDELISKYLTV; from the coding sequence ATGCTTACAATAGAAAACCTGAACCAATATTACGCTGAAAGCCACACCTTGTGGGATCTTTCACTTTCAATCAAGGAGAAGTGCTGCACCTGCCTGATGGGCAGAAACGGCGTGGGAAAAACAACGCTACTCAACTGTATCATGGGCCTTGTTCCCGTTAAAAGCGGGGCCATATACTTTCAGGGGGACAATATCATTAAAAAAAAGGCTGAGCACAGGGCGGGTTTGGGCATTGGCTATGTTCCTCAGGGACGCCAAATTTTTCCGCTCCTGACCGTTGAAGAAAACCTGACCATTGGCCTAACCACGGTACGGAAGGGAGGAAAAAAAATCCCGGACCTGGTTTTTGAGCTTTTTCCTGTGTTACAAGAGATGTTGAAACGCCGGGGCGGCGATCTTTCAGGTGGGCAGCAGCAGCAACTTGCCATTGGAAGGGCCCTGGTGCTGGACCCTGCCCTTCTTATTCTGGATGAACCCTGCGAAGGCATCCAGCCCAATATTGTCCAGGAAATCGGGGATATCATTAAACGACTGGTTCAGGAGGTAAACATGACCGTGCTTTTGGTGGAACAAAAACTTCACTTTGTCAAACAGACGGCAGACCACTTCTTTATCATGGACCGGGGACGGCTCATGGCCGACGGCAATATTTTACAGATTAACGATGAACTTATCAGCAAGTATCTGACCGTGTAA
- the urtA gene encoding urea ABC transporter substrate-binding protein produces the protein MTIASSALAKDTIKIGVLHSLSGTMAISETTLKDTILMLVDEQNKQGGLLGKQIEAVVVDPASNWPLFAEKARELIEKDKVAAVFGCWTSVSRKSVLPVFEELNNLLFYPVQYEGEESSKNVFYTGAAPNQQAIPAVDYLMNEIGVKRWVLAGTDYVYPRTTNKILQAYLKGKGVADADIMINYTPFGHSDWQSIVADIKKFGTTGKKTAVVSTINGDANVPFYKELGNQGITADNIPVIAFSVGEEELSGIDTKPLVGHLAAWNYFMSVDDPANDEFIENWHVFIKNDKRVTNDPMEAHYIGFNMWVKAVEKAGTTDPDAVQDAIIGVTVPNLTGGYSAMMPNHHITKPVLIGEIQEDGQFEVVWQTPGLVVGDAWSDFLPGSKDLISDWRAPLKNGNFKVTK, from the coding sequence ATGACCATAGCTTCCTCAGCTTTGGCCAAAGATACCATTAAAATAGGGGTGCTTCACTCTCTGTCAGGCACCATGGCTATTAGCGAGACCACACTAAAAGACACCATTCTGATGCTGGTTGATGAACAAAACAAACAAGGCGGTCTTCTGGGTAAACAAATTGAAGCCGTTGTGGTTGACCCTGCCTCTAACTGGCCGCTCTTTGCTGAAAAGGCAAGGGAGTTGATTGAAAAAGACAAAGTGGCCGCCGTTTTCGGGTGCTGGACATCGGTCTCCAGAAAATCCGTTCTTCCCGTGTTTGAAGAGCTGAACAACCTGCTGTTCTACCCGGTTCAGTATGAGGGCGAAGAGTCGTCCAAAAATGTTTTCTATACCGGTGCTGCGCCAAATCAGCAGGCTATCCCTGCCGTTGACTATCTCATGAATGAGATCGGCGTCAAACGCTGGGTCCTTGCCGGAACCGATTATGTCTATCCCAGGACCACCAACAAAATTTTACAGGCATACCTGAAAGGCAAAGGGGTAGCCGACGCTGATATCATGATCAATTATACCCCCTTTGGCCACTCTGACTGGCAGTCCATAGTTGCCGACATCAAAAAATTCGGAACCACCGGCAAAAAAACCGCTGTGGTATCCACCATCAACGGCGACGCCAATGTTCCTTTCTACAAAGAGCTTGGAAACCAGGGCATTACCGCCGACAATATCCCGGTCATTGCATTTTCCGTTGGCGAAGAAGAACTCTCGGGCATCGACACGAAACCCCTTGTGGGGCACTTGGCTGCCTGGAATTACTTCATGAGTGTTGACGATCCTGCCAATGATGAATTTATTGAAAACTGGCATGTGTTTATCAAAAATGACAAACGGGTCACCAATGACCCCATGGAAGCGCACTACATTGGTTTCAACATGTGGGTTAAAGCCGTTGAAAAGGCCGGCACCACAGATCCCGACGCTGTCCAGGATGCCATCATCGGCGTTACCGTGCCAAACCTTACCGGCGGTTACTCTGCCATGATGCCCAACCATCATATTACCAAACCCGTTCTCATCGGGGAGATTCAGGAAGACGGTCAATTTGAGGTGGTCTGGCAGACCCCGGGCTTAGTGGTTGGCGATGCATGGTCGGACTTTCTACCCGGCTCCAAAGACCTGATCTCCGACTGGCGGGCGCCTTTAAAAAACGGTAACTTTAAGGTAACCAAATAG